The Candidatus Pantoea soli genome window below encodes:
- a CDS encoding DUF1176 domain-containing protein, translating into MKTRLLLALSLFASLSAPLLADDGVSFSHKDWELACDNTRTCRAAGYSAEEGAGGSVLLTRAGGPDAPTHGRVVLADTGDDDSKQVDTLSLWIDDRALGEATKAENDEWTLTDAQTQALIAAIKASGKVEFRGGEEPFELSGNGAFAVLLKMDEAQGRIGTPGALLRKGDKPESSVPPAVALPVIQRVKVAKAAPRPLTADELASVKPKLVASLTDDDSCDNLAPGDDQPEEGAEPPTLTPVDDHHVLIAALCWRGAYNEGYGFWLMDRALQGQPELITDSGSDYSEGEITEAQKGRGIGDCWSTAAWVWDGKTFVQSSDATTGMCRAIRAGGAWQLPTWVTEVKAAP; encoded by the coding sequence ATGAAAACCCGATTGCTGCTGGCGCTGTCGCTGTTCGCCAGCCTGAGTGCGCCGCTGCTGGCCGATGATGGCGTCTCCTTTAGCCACAAAGACTGGGAGCTGGCGTGTGATAACACCCGCACCTGCCGCGCCGCGGGCTACAGTGCGGAAGAGGGCGCAGGCGGTTCCGTCCTGCTGACGCGCGCCGGCGGGCCGGATGCGCCAACGCACGGGCGCGTGGTGCTGGCGGATACCGGCGATGATGACTCAAAGCAGGTCGATACTTTGTCGCTGTGGATCGATGATCGGGCGCTGGGGGAAGCGACCAAAGCAGAAAACGATGAATGGACGCTGACTGATGCGCAAACACAGGCGCTGATCGCCGCGATCAAAGCCAGCGGCAAAGTAGAGTTTCGCGGCGGTGAAGAGCCGTTCGAGCTCTCCGGCAACGGGGCGTTTGCCGTGCTGCTGAAAATGGACGAGGCGCAGGGGCGGATCGGTACGCCGGGCGCACTGCTGCGCAAAGGTGATAAGCCGGAAAGCAGCGTTCCGCCCGCCGTCGCGCTGCCGGTGATCCAGCGGGTGAAAGTGGCGAAAGCCGCGCCGCGTCCGCTGACGGCAGATGAGCTGGCAAGCGTGAAACCGAAGCTTGTCGCCTCTCTCACCGATGATGACAGCTGCGATAATCTGGCACCAGGAGATGACCAGCCGGAAGAGGGCGCGGAACCGCCGACGCTGACGCCGGTTGACGATCACCACGTGCTGATCGCCGCCCTCTGCTGGCGCGGTGCCTATAACGAAGGGTACGGTTTCTGGCTGATGGATCGTGCGCTGCAGGGCCAGCCGGAGCTGATCACGGATTCCGGTTCTGATTACAGCGAAGGTGAGATTACCGAAGCGCAGAAAGGGCGCGGCATCGGTGACTGCTGGAGCACGGCGGCCTGGGTGTGGGATGGCAAAACCTTTGTGCAGAGCAGCGATGCCACCACCGGCATGTGCCGCGCCATCCGTGCCGGCGGTGCCTGGCAGTTACCCACCTGGGTAACGGAGGTAAAAGCGGCACCGTAA
- a CDS encoding YecA/YgfB family protein: MNQGPLTEKELNWLEDMLEKYGNEQSVVDTSELDGMLTALLSGPNDIEPSEWLVALWGGQKQIPQWANPRERDRFMALTFQHFNDIAERLAEYPDQFEPLFGMQEMEGQEFTVVEDWCYGYMRGMALDADWALLPETLQPALQAIALHGSEAHLAEREAFTPEAYEASIDAIRPAALALHEYWQEQRMAQPDPEPQLPYFAGEKTGRNDPCPCGSGKKYKQCCGK, encoded by the coding sequence ATGAATCAGGGTCCGTTAACCGAAAAAGAGCTGAACTGGCTGGAAGATATGCTGGAAAAATACGGCAATGAACAGTCAGTGGTGGACACCTCTGAACTGGATGGCATGCTGACCGCGCTGCTCTCCGGCCCGAACGATATTGAGCCGAGCGAGTGGCTGGTGGCGCTGTGGGGCGGACAGAAACAGATTCCGCAATGGGCAAACCCGCGTGAAAGGGATCGCTTTATGGCGCTGACCTTCCAGCACTTCAATGACATTGCCGAGCGGCTGGCGGAGTATCCGGATCAGTTCGAACCGCTGTTTGGCATGCAGGAGATGGAAGGACAGGAATTTACCGTGGTGGAAGACTGGTGCTATGGCTATATGCGCGGCATGGCGCTGGACGCCGACTGGGCGCTACTGCCGGAGACGCTGCAGCCCGCCTTACAGGCCATTGCCCTGCACGGCAGCGAAGCGCATCTGGCCGAACGTGAAGCCTTTACCCCGGAAGCGTATGAGGCCAGCATTGACGCGATTCGTCCGGCGGCGCTGGCGCTGCATGAGTACTGGCAGGAGCAGCGCATGGCGCAGCCCGATCCCGAGCCGCAGCTGCCCTACTTCGCTGGCGAAAAAACCGGTCGTAACGATCCCTGCCCGTGCGGCAGCGGGAAAAAATACAAACAGTGCTGCGGTAAGTAA